TTTGTACCaggatcttgattttatggatcagaccgatccatttgattgtgactgccaaaaactttggttgagttagatgtTATTGCCCTGTTTAATCCGGGTTAtgtgtaaacctgatgaacaagccctggtcgtacgtatgtgcgagtaggcgttcaagaccccgcccatatgtacgtatgtggacgtatttactttcttgcaccctggttgtatgtacgtgtacatgctacgtccgcgcctctactacgacacgtgcccttccttactcgaccacggttcatcgctgcagcctgcagacagaccgatcgaccagtatgtacgtacacgttcgcgaccaaaatgacaacgctacatacgcttcgaccaggtgggtcccgactgttaggcactttcttgcgtgcgaagacGTAGCTGTAGAACTTTGCATTTCATCCTCCATGGGGTGACTGCCGTGAAATTGGTCTCATCAGATCAGGTGATCCCCAGGAgagaccgccgccgccaccaaaTGCTCATGAGTCATCTCTTCGTACTCTCGAATCTTATCCCGATGAGCTTGCTAAGCGtcagaagaatgccatcaagtgAGCCAAGAAGGCCCAAAAGGAAAGGGCTCGTGAAGAAGAAAATCGTCGTCTTCTCGAGGATGATGTCGAGAAGAAAAAGGCTGAAGGAAAATCAAAAGGCCACTCCAAACGCAAACATGATCCTAGTGCAAAGCGCAAAAGTGCATAGAAGAAGAGGTCGGCTGAACCAACCGATAAACATGCCGAAAGTAATTCTTCCAACAAAGATGTTCCTCCGCTCACAAAGGATGAATCTAAAGCTACTCTCAGCGAGCAAGTGAACATCACTACTTCAACGGTGTTGCCTGATCTTCGGGTCCCTACTGTTCCAAAAGCACTACCGAAGAAGATCATTCTCATGAAAACTCCACCTACCACTGTCACCATGAAACAACATGTGAATACAACTCCTCATCCAGAAGCAATTAATCTGCATGATTTGGTTGTTGAAGCTCCTGTGAGTTCGGCCAAGCCAGGCGAACGGATTCCTAAGCCTAATTTGAAGAAAATCAAGGCCCCTACTGCCGAGCCAAgctttgccaatctttgtcctttgTATTTTGAGGGATCCACATCCACTAATCCTTGCCATGCCAATCAATGATCTTTGTGAAATCTATTATCAATGTTCATTAGATCAATAACATATATGTTgttattaattaccaaaaccacccggggattaaaTGCACTTTCAACCTTACTTACCGCGAAATTGCTACAAAGTCGTGCACTTGTAGGACATCATGGGGCTTCCAAGTACAAGTTATGGTGAAATAGGTTGGTTCTGCATCGTGGGCCGTTTGGTGGACGTCATACCTGGGATACTTGAATCCTAGAACTCTTTGGTTTGAAGCCTCTATCAACGTGGACGTAGAATAGCGCCAATGTCCGACGGGAAAATCCTCGCACCATGAGTGTTTGCATTCTCTAACTCTACATCCTACTTACTTGCCAGATTGTTATTTTCCGCTGCTTATCACTCTTGAATATTTTTCTGTTAAGTGATTGTGCTTGTCTAATCCTTGTTTTCTCAAGCTAAAAACGGTCAACCTTAAAATTGTATAGTTGCGTTATTTTTATAGGACTATTCACCCCCTAGTTCTTAGAACTCGATCTAAACACTTGCTCGTCAACAAGCCATGTGAGACTCCACTACAAGAGTGGGAGGAAGAATCGATGGAGAAGATCAACAACCCAGTGAGCTTCGAGCCAACATCAACAACGTCCCCAAAAGATGTTCAAGCAAACTCAGCAAGTTCAAGCCGAGAGAGGGGGAGGAGAGAGTCCAATGAATAGTGTCATTCAAGAATATTCTACACTCCATCGATCGGGAAATGCCTCCATCATGAAGGCATGGAAATGAGCTTCAATATTGACTTCAAGCATGAGTGCAAGCACGAAGGGCGGTGGACCATGACCCAAACGATGAGCAAGAGGAAGAGAGGTTAAGAGATTGATTGATGCCAAAGGGCACCGCCTACAAGAGGAATGTTACTCAAGACATCGACCTCCTCGACATGACTATTGAAAGGCACCCCCATCAGGATGAAAAAGAGTACAGGAAGCTCAAGTTCACTATACCCAAGCTCTTTGACAACGCTGACCCGAAGACCATCTTTGTTGCAAAGCTCTAGTCATTGTGTCCaagttttgcggtgtgtttgtatCTTACACCTGGTTGCACATATTGGACTTAGATATCCAACTCTTTGGTAATCACAATTCCAACTTAACCTAACTCCTACATAtattattcaattcattcaaACATACTTACATATACTAAAAATAATACCTTTTTCATGGGGTAAACCAAATATCATATTTAAATGTGTAAATAGAAAGAATGGATAAAAGCTCATCCATCTCAGTGTTCTAGTACTATTGGACCgcccaaaaaagaaaagaaagaaaacaaatGACGGATACAGATCCTCCCAAGCCCATCCTTGATAAAATGTGTTTTCTTGCCAATCTACTAGGCAAAATAGTACTCTCTGTGTAATATAATGCgttttttcaaaagtcaaacATTACAAATTTTGACTAAGTTTATAGATAAAAATACATGCATTTAaaatatcaagtgcatatcattGGATACATCATCAATTATATTTTCATGTTGTATATGTTTGGAAGTGTATGTATAAATAATTTTCTCCGTAAACTCACTCAAAGTTCGCTTAGTTTGTCTTTTCAGAAAATCTTAAAAGTTTCGTGAAACGGATGGATACGGTACTCCCTATGTAATGAAAAAAATAACACGCTACTCCTTTCACCATCTTATCGCGTGCATCTCTCGCTGAGAGCAAACCTGAGAGGGAACTGGGCAAGCGATGCTCTGAACTTCTGATTCCTCAATACACCAAACCTTAACCACCGGGCTCACACTTCCAGCAGACGAGAGCCTCGAACCTTCCATCGCCATTCCCGATACGATACGAGAGCAAACATCTGCACGCGACGGCGACGGCCACGGCTTTCTCCGCTCGTACCCTCCCGATGCGGCTGCCGCGGCGAGGCGCCCGCCCGGGTCTCGCCCTTCTCgcgctcgccctcgccctcgcggccCGCGGCGCGGACGCGTCCATCCACGAGTACTCCGGTGGCGGCTTTGCGCCGCGCGCCAACTCATTCTTCTTCCACGGCGGCAGCGAGGGCCTCTACGCTTCCGAATCCTCCTCAAACTCCTCCAACTCCTTCATCAGGTGCGCCAGGCGTCCCTTCTGGACTGGAGTACTCCCCTTAGGGTTTTGCGGGGATCGGGCTACCCCGGATCAGGCGCGCTTTGGTCGGGTGTCCGAGTTAGGATCTGATGCGCTTGTTAAGTGTTGCGTGCGCCTTTTGTTCTGTTAAATTTCGCTGGTGTTGCTTTTTGGGCGATGATGTGTACAGCAAGCGTTATGATGGCGTGCTGCTTGATTTTGTCTGCAATGCTTTAAGTCTCCAGTGTCCCCTCCTGGGGTTCTAGTTGTTTCTGTTCCAATTACGTAAGTGACCAGGCGAGGATTTGTGGAATTTTATGCGCATGGACATTGATCTGTTGAGATGATTGGATGTAGCTGCTTCAAGTTGCCCGTTCTCTCGACAGAAGTTGCTTCTTTTTATTTGTATTGTTGTGATCCCATAGACATTAGTGAATTCAACCACCGAGCTTACTCCAGTTCTTGCTCTGTTTTGTTATATTCAGGAAATGTTACCATTGTCTTCCGATAGCTCGATATGATAATCATTGCCATGGACTTAATGTATGTATTAATCTTTCACATGCCAATGTGATTGTTGTGCCCCGACATGTGAAAGATAACGTGTGTGCTTTGCATAGACAACAAACACAACATGACACTGTCCATTGTTCCTGTACATATTAGCACCGAATCACCAACTTTTGGGGGCATACATTTCATAAAGCATTTGTTTCACAATCCTTTGTGTTGTTAAAATGCATAGATGAATAGACAAACGCAAATAAATTATGGAAATACGAATATCAAGGGCAGATATCCTTCAGTTATTATTGAATTTTCTGCTATCTAATGGGGCTACTCTTTCAGGTTTGACATTGTTACATTTCGACGGTCCCAGGAGTCAGCAACTAGACATGAAGAAATGCAGCAAAAGACAGGATTAGTAGAGGCTATTATTGTTGAGATCCAGGACAGAGACAAAATCGGGGGTTCTTACTTGCACTCTGATGCAATATGCTGCACCCCTGAGCTTGACAAGGAGAAGTCCTGTAAAGTAGGTGAAGTTATTATACGGCCAAATCCTGATAATCCAGACTGGCCAAAAAGAATTCAGACATTCTTTGATGGTAAAAATGAAGAAACTACCATGGGAACACAGAGTGTCTCTATAAACAAAACAGGGATGTACTATCTCTACTTTATGTTCTGTGATCCTCAACTCCGGGGATTGAAGATTACAGGCAGGACAGTTTGGCGGAATCCTCATGGTTATATCCCTGGAAAAATGGCCCCGATGATGACATTTTTTGGTTTCATGTCACTTGCGTATCTTGCACTTGGGCTTCTATGGTTTCTTCAGTTTGTGAGATGTTGGAAGGATATTTTGCAGCTGCATTACCATATAACAGCTGTTATTGCACTTGGTATGTGCGAAATGGCTTTCTGGTACTTTGAGTATGCTAACTTCAATTCAACTGGGACCAGACCTATGGGCATAACCTTGTGGGCGGTTACATTTACTGCTGTGAAGAAGACTGTGTCTCGCCTTCTTCTGTTAGTAGTTTCAATGGGCTATGGTGTTGTTCGACCCACATTGGGTGGGATTACATACAGGGTTGCTGCCCTTGCTATCATCTATTTTACTGCCTCAGAagcccttgaacttgttgaaaatcTGGGAAACATCAATGACTTCTCTGGCAAAACGAGATTATTTCTAGTGTTGCCTGTTGCCATACTTGATGCTACCTTCATCATCTGGATATTTTCATCCCTCTCTAGAACTCTGGAGAAACTGCAGGTAGCTGCCTCACTTTCTTGCTAGTCTAAGTAAAAAATATGTTCTAGTTGGATGGGTCCACCATGCTATTATTATGAAGTATGCTTCTCTAAACTGTGTTTTTTTCGTACATCAACATAGCATTTTTTTGGTATTTCTGAATGGCAATACATGGGCTCGTGCTACAGCTGTTTACATTCTAGCAAAACCTGTAGCTAGTTGTATCTTATGCTAAACATCCAACTTATACTCCACTGTGGCCATGTCTTTCAACAATCAGTATCTGTGTTGCATGTTATTGAGTTCAGATGAAGTGAACAGCTGTTACCTGCTGTTCACCTGATGTGAACATGCCACTCCAAAAAATTGGGTTTATCACCCAACTTGTTCGGGTCCAGGATAAAGTTGGTTGCTCTGCTTTGATACCCATACTGCCTAAAAACGAGTTGATTAATTTATTGTCTATTCTTTCATTTATATCCTTTTATCATATAGTTTATGTACCAACCTTTCTCTGATTACATGACAGCTGCGGAGAAGCATGGCGAAACTTGAATTGTATCGGAAGTTTACAAATTCTCTAGCTATGTCAGTGGTTATCTCAATTGCTTGGATTGGCTATGAGGTATGTGTTGGGCCAATTCTATCGTTGCAATTTGGGAAAGTAGCCACAAATGGAAAATGAATAAACTCTTAGCATGCAGACTTGTCATATGATCACTAAACATCAATTATCTCATGCTAATTGTTGGAGAACATAGAAGCAAATGCCAAGTCAACTATTTTTCCCTTGTCCGCCTCCTATATGATATTGACTCATGGAGTTGTTTGCCTCTTGGGAATGCGTGATCACCTTTATGCAGGTTCTGTTGCTAAGTATGATCTGACTTATTTGTTTGGTCTTGAATCAGCTATATTTCAATGCAACCGATCCATTGAGTGAGCTTTGGCGAAGGGCTTGGGTCATCCCTGCCTTCTGGAGTGTCCTCTCATATGTCCTTCTTGCCATCATATGCGCCCTTTGGTCACCATCTCGTAATCCAACAGGGTATCCCCTCTGCTATGAAGTTCACCGTCTTCTCATTTGAGTAGTAGAATTGTTTATTTGGGTTTGCATGTACACAATGTAGTTCATTCAGCTTGAGCACTATTTAAGTCTCTAACTGTCATTATGTTGACTAAGCTGTCAATAACATTATTGTGTAAGGTTCATATCTGTTATATTCTAACTCAGTCCTGGATTTGTCTCTTCTTGAGACAGTTCATATTGTTGACTAAGCTGTCAATAACATTATTGTGGAAGGTTTTTATTTATGCCCGGCTGATATGTTGTAACCATCAACACTTCCACGGTATTCTGAAGAGATGATTTAACCCTGTTTTTTTACTTCTATACATATGTTATTACAAACATGTGCCATGCTTATCTTTacgtcaaaaaaaaaaaacatgtGCCATGCTTATCCAATAATACAATCAGTGCATTTCTAATACTATTACTCCATTTTCCACGATATTGGTCACCACtgttatatactccctccgttcctaaatataagtctttttagaagatttcaatatggacatacggagcaaaatagGTGAATCTCACTCTAAAAtctgtctatatacatccgtatctagtccacattgaaatctctaaaaaagacttagaaacggagggagtatattctAACTCACGTTATGACTTCTAAAACAAATATATTTACAGTTCCTTCAACATGTTCACTATTTAACATTAGTTGATCACATTGTCTGTAAAAACCCATTTAAACCTATAGCTTAGCTTAGGTAGGGTTGAAAGAATGACTTGTTTCGCATAGAGTTGTTAGTATGAACCATGTGCACAGATTTAACTTTGTTTTTTTGTGACCTTCTTGCTGTGTACAGATTTGCATATTCAGAGGAGACAGGTGATGAGGCTGACGAGGAAGGACTCTCTCTTGTAGGCAGTGCTGTTAAAGGAACAGGAGATATTGTGAACATGCATGTGTTTACTGAGGATAAACGTGCATGAGAAATTATTGACTTAGTGCAGCTGTACTCCTTGTGGAATGCTATGGTATGTAATCTTGTGTTATCCAAGCATGCAGATAGCACTTTTGACTTTGAGCGCCGGAGGCAACTGCCTCTCAAATATGGTTGGATAACAAGTTAGTACATAGCATAGTGAATTTGGATTAGTTGACTCTAGGTCAGGATTAGAGCTCATAATATTCATGGTCCTAAGCTGTAGCTTTTGACTTGAAACTTTCTGCTACGTTTCCCTTCCACTCTAAGCGAGCTCATACCCATCTTCActtctttttctgtttttgtcTTTTTGTGAATCATCTTCACATGCTTTATCTACATTCTTCTTCTACCCTCCCTCTATCTGTTTATTTATACTTAAGAGAATATACTATTCCGAGCTAGCATTTGCTTGTCATTTTTCTCAGATCCACATTATATGCATAGTGGGAGGCATTCCTCTTTGACATGCTTCAGTCAGCTTAGTCCTGGGTTGCTATAGAGCAGCTATAGAATGGAACTTCATGTTTATTTACTCCAGCAAAGAGCTACAGACCTGTTTCACAATTGTCTGCTCCCCCTTCTGCGGGAAAAGTTTTCTGTGTTTTTGTCTTTGCATGGAAGTTTTTGAGATAAAATTATGTTGTAGTTCAGTTACTGTGGTTTGAGTCATAGTCGAGGCAGTTTTCGCAAAACATTTAGCATAAACACGACGACCATTGTGAAGTTTTTGAATAATGTGAGACTCGTTTATTTAACTCGTTATCAATGAAGTAGTAGCACAGGGCCCAAATTTTACAGGCCCGGCCATGAGTAGCATGCTAACCAATTCCGTTGTGCCCAATTGCAGTGAAGTACCGTACCATTTCCCTCTGGATTCATGGATAGCTGACATCTGCTGAAGCTTGCGTGCGATTCCGATGTATAGGTGGTGACTTTGTGTTGAAGGATTTGACTTCCACATGATCTTACCCGTCCAATGATGACTACCCGATACAAAGAAGTTGGCGAAATAAACTAGAGTTTGAGAGCATGGAGTGTGGCTTACTGCAGTTGTTGTGGTTGGCGTGTAGACTTGTAGATTGGTAGAAGCCTACCCTCTCAAACGCTTGACTGCATCGCTCCCGCTCTGCATGGATCGAAATGGTGTTGCGGCAGTTCCTTGTGTATTTATCATATGTACGCTTATAAAACGAACTAGCAACTATATAATCATATATGTTGATGATTTTGCCTTCTTGTTTTTGGCCTTGAAAGCTattactacctctgtcctggtttattggtttCCTTAGTCTTTTGTGCCAAACTTTGGCCATAGATTTAACTAAGAGAATAATACTATATGTCATCAAAAGTTATattgttggattcgtatttgaataTAGTTTCTAGTGATGTTATTTTTTATTACATGCATTAGCATTTTGTTAATTAAATATAAGATTAAAATTTAGCATAAAATGCAAAGAGGAcaaataaaccaggacggaggcgGTATTATGATTTGTGGAGGGTCTAATTGGAACATTCCGTGCAGGTCAACGCATAGAATCTAGTGCTTTCATTTCGGAATTTTTATACATTTTCCAGgatgttttctcttttctttttcctttttacCTCCATTTTCACTGATATTCTAGGCTAAGCTGGGCTGCCGCATCCACGAGCATTTCATGTACTGCCGCATCCACGAGCATTTCATGTACAGAcagttagagcatctacagcggCCTCCTGGACGTGCCTGGTTGGAAAAAAACGACGGACCCCTCACATTATCTGTGCCGTTCCTAAACCCTCATATTGAAACAAAATGTAAATATAAAAAGGATACCAGGGCTCGTGCGCTGAAACAAAATGTAAATATAGAGGGGATATAAGGGTTCGTGGACGCACCCGGATACGCCCTGTAGTCTGTGACGTAGGATGTGGCCCACCCCAGAccccttttctcttttctttgtTCTTTTTTTTGTCTCTTCATCTCCATCAATCACAAGCAaaaaatttgaaagaaaaatcACATACAAATGAGTGGACATATAAGAAAGAAAATAAGGAGCATGTCTGCATACACATGACACTGACCGGGGGTGTCCACAAACTGTTAGGGGATGCGATTTGCTAAGTCTAGTTGTAGATGCTCTTTACCATTGGAGGTTAGGGTCTCAAGTGAGAGAGGCGGCTGAGAGGCGAGGGTTAGGCCAACTCCAACAGGCCGATTCATTTGGTCTGCCTGTGTCCATTTGGGTACGCACGGCCAAAAAACCACGGCCCAACACGCCGACACGACAGGGTTCCGATGCAGGCGGTGCCGCAGTCTGACCGCGTGGGGGCGGCCGAGATTCGCAACCGCCGTCCTAACCTCCCGCCGGAGCTACGCCGCCACCCTGGCTATGCAACGGATTCGGCGTATTGGGACGCATGGTACACCACGGAGCACGACGTGCCTGTCGGGGGAGCTTCAGGGGTGCGGCCATCACTCCACCACCGTCGGTGATGGTGAAGGAGGACCAGGAGTAGCAGGACGCCTACATCGCAGCCCTCAAGGAGGCCACATGGGCGCTCGCGAAGTCCGAGCGTGAGGAGCTGGCCAGGTGGTCTGGCCTTGTGCAGGCATTGgcggagccggcagccggcgtGGAGGCGAAGGCGGCCCCACCTCCACCGTCACCAGCACCGCCCTGCACCCGAGCTTGCCTACGCTGACTGTTCTCCGGAGTGGAGGCCATTGGTGGGGCAAACATGGTCATTGCGAGCACGGTGCCGGTGCCGGTGTCCGTGTCGTGCGTGCTCGTGTGGTTGGCCCGAGCGACGAGGGCGAGCGACACCTGTACGAGGCCAAGTCGTGGGCGTTGGCGGCCGAGCGAGAGGAGGTGGAGTGCCATTTGCAGGCCGAGCGGCAGGCGGCGAAGCTTGCAACCTTCCAGCAGACGTTTCCCTAGGCGCCAACGCCGGCGTACGTCGACCTCACCAAtgaggaggccgccgccgccgcctagaTGCGTGGACGCCTAGATCCGACCCAATGGATGTTTTATTTAAATGTCTTTATTTAGTTTTATGTTTATTTAACATATGAACTGCATTTTTAATGGCTGTTTTGTTCTTTTAATGTGTCGGCCCGCGTTGGGCGCACCTACGGGTTGCCGGACAAAACCAGACAGCGTCCATCTGGCCAACCCAAACAAACAAAAACAAATAAAAGGCGGGTCAATTTTGCATCTGTTTGTGACAGCACCTTGGAGTTGGCCTTAAGAGTTTTGGTTCCTCCGCTCCCACCGGCCGAATTAGAATGCCTCCCTCGGCATTAGTGCCCTCTGACTCTGAGGTGTCGCAAGATAGCTGTGGGAGAGCTTCGATTTGGACTTTGGATGGAGTTGTGAGGCGGCGTGATGTTTGCCACCGGCAAGGCTCCTCCTTCACTGATGGAGCTCTCGACGGTCAAGGACCTTGCCTTCGCAGCCAAAGCGTGTTCGTCGGTCTCAGAACTAGACAGCCAGGTGGCTCAAGCAGCTTCAAAAACCTCAAAAATACTCCCTCTAGTGTCAAAAACATTCTCATATTATGGGACGAAGGAAGTAGCACTTTGCGTCAAAAACAGATTAGGGGGCAATAATCAGCAAGGCAAGCAAAAGCACACAAAAAAAACACTCTTCGTTAGGGCAATTCAGCAATAAACCACAAAAAAAGATATAATGAAATCTCCACCCTTTGTAGGACTTGTACATCTTTTCCAATGTTGGACTCAAATCTCTTAAGTTCTGGATCTGACAAGGAAAATTTATCCTGTACCCTTTTAAAGCGTAAAATTCCAACCAGACACAACACTAAGCTACCTAAAACCTCAACGAGGGGGAAGAAAAGGGAAATGGTTAACATATCGTCAGGTAATACAAAAGATTTGGCAAAGTGCGAAAAGAATCTGTATCTATGTACCTCTTTATTTCCTCCTAGACACAACTCTATCTTAAATTACAGAGTATATATCATTCCCCCCTTATCTGTACATTTGTCATCTGATTGATCACTAGTCCACACCCCCAAGGATGAAGCTGTTTGATGCCTCGCCGTACAGTTAGTTCTTCGCAACTGCCGCTTCAGTGCATTTTTCAGCCTCTTCTACAACCAGTATCTCTTGTCCTTGCTAACTTGTGTCCTCATGTATAATCTAGGGCAGTAATTTCACAAAACAACAGGCATAACCGGCAGGTCAGCACTAGTCCACGATGAAAACTTACACGCTATGCTAAGGAAGAACAATATCAACTACAGTATAAAAGTGCAAGTCACAGAATGGGATGTTTGTGCCTAAAAAAAATACTGGAAATAGTTGTCGAATAGCTGAAACTGCAGCTCGTGTGATTTTTCAATCTTCATCCTACAGAAACACTGCTAGCTCATGATTGCAGACAGGACGTTGTTACTTCTTATGATCTACTAATACAAAGTCATAAATACATAACGACTGCAGTTAAGTAATGCAAACTGTGCTCTTGCGTGTGTCTAATAACATGATAGTAGAATAAACTAAATAATAATCATATGGCAGTCATGAATGAAACTTACCTTTTTTTAACAAAAGATCAGCTCAACAAATGAATCAACACAGTTCCCAAACTGGGTGACGAACTAACTGCATGAACCATTGTTAGCTGATATCACTTTCAGGCCTTGATCGCAACTGTTGAGGCAGCTTCTTTAACAACTCAGCTTCTCTTGCTATTTGAATATCAGATGGCCAGAAGGTCTCATATATTACTTTGCAAAGAAACCGAGGAAGCAACCCCAAGACTATTATAAGGCAAACACTAAGCCAGTAAGTTCTTGAAGCAGCCATATTGTATAGTGTCCTGCCAAATATAAGATTCTTAGGCTTGTCACTTTGGACAATAAATAAGAGGGATCAAGAGAGCAAATCAGTGAAAACTTACCCGTAATTAGGGAATATAGGTATAGAATCTATTAACACCATGCACAAAAACGTTGCAGCTATAGAGCCCCATATGGCGAGATGGGTTATAAGCACCCAACGTTGAATGTCCATGGCCAGATGAATATTGACCAGTATAACCACCGCAATTGTCCATAAACTTCCCATACTCCATATGTCCATTGTACTGATATTGTATGTGAAGAAAGGTACATAGAAAAGGACAAGGCTTTGCCACAAGGTATCTAGCATTGTGATCCAGAAGAGTGTCATATTGTAGCCCTCATTTCGAAGCCCTGCCTCATATAGTCTAGGATAATAAAGAAGAGTATTGTGACTCAAGTCCTTGT
This genomic window from Aegilops tauschii subsp. strangulata cultivar AL8/78 chromosome 4, Aet v6.0, whole genome shotgun sequence contains:
- the LOC109759090 gene encoding uncharacterized protein, which gives rise to MRLPRRGARPGLALLALALALAARGADASIHEYSGGGFAPRANSFFFHGGSEGLYASESSSNSSNSFIRFDIVTFRRSQESATRHEEMQQKTGLVEAIIVEIQDRDKIGGSYLHSDAICCTPELDKEKSCKVGEVIIRPNPDNPDWPKRIQTFFDGKNEETTMGTQSVSINKTGMYYLYFMFCDPQLRGLKITGRTVWRNPHGYIPGKMAPMMTFFGFMSLAYLALGLLWFLQFVRCWKDILQLHYHITAVIALGMCEMAFWYFEYANFNSTGTRPMGITLWAVTFTAVKKTVSRLLLLVVSMGYGVVRPTLGGITYRVAALAIIYFTASEALELVENLGNINDFSGKTRLFLVLPVAILDATFIIWIFSSLSRTLEKLQLRRSMAKLELYRKFTNSLAMSVVISIAWIGYELYFNATDPLSELWRRAWVIPAFWSVLSYVLLAIICALWSPSRNPTGFAYSEETGDEADEEGLSLVGSAVKGTGDIVNMHVFTEDKRA